A window of the Chloroflexota bacterium genome harbors these coding sequences:
- a CDS encoding transposase, whose product YFVFYNSRRPHSSLGGMTPDERYARSLPAPAATHNTAA is encoded by the coding sequence GGTACTTCGTGTTCTACAATAGCCGGCGGCCCCATTCGAGTCTCGGCGGGATGACCCCGGACGAGCGCTATGCGAGGTCGTTGCCGGCGCCCGCGGCAACCCACAACACCGCAGCATGA
- a CDS encoding acetyl-CoA hydrolase/transferase family protein, with protein sequence MFHRAQGFPITRKADLNADWRKHYESRTVDAQTAIAHVKSGDSVAFCRGREPEALGLALAARKDDLRNVRISLPQPGRDFGWYDDESWKSSFLVTVGLSTGLSREGINQGWIHFRVNADFSWSTPELGYNPSYGADVYLVEISPPDEHGYCSFGASVWDKPTAVRTAKLVLAEVNPSMIRTFGENFVHVTEIDYFVHNQASTGWTISRTPKHEIPALAKRFAELASGLVRSGDTIQMGLGTITEWLPRAGAFDNLTDLGLFTEITPRGTTALVKDGVITNKYKTIHTGKCIAAAAGGGRNDVAFINGNPKFELYTVDYVVNPVTAAQHENFVAMNQGLAVDLAGQATAESLGSMQYSGAGGQPAMALGALMSKGGRSILFLPSTSNDGKKSRVLPELPQGTAVTVPRYMTDIVVTEYGVAHMRWKTLQERANALIAIAHPDFRKELGDYLKRRFISL encoded by the coding sequence ATGTTTCACCGTGCCCAGGGCTTCCCCATCACGCGCAAGGCCGATCTCAATGCCGATTGGCGCAAGCACTACGAGTCGCGTACCGTTGATGCGCAGACAGCCATTGCTCATGTGAAGTCGGGCGATTCGGTCGCTTTCTGCCGAGGACGTGAGCCCGAGGCTCTCGGTCTGGCCCTCGCCGCTCGCAAAGACGATCTCCGTAACGTGCGCATCTCCCTCCCCCAGCCTGGCCGCGACTTCGGCTGGTATGACGATGAGTCCTGGAAGAGCTCTTTCCTCGTTACCGTCGGGCTCAGCACGGGACTCTCGAGAGAGGGCATCAACCAGGGCTGGATACACTTCCGCGTCAACGCCGATTTCTCGTGGAGCACGCCGGAGCTAGGCTATAACCCGAGCTACGGAGCAGATGTCTATCTCGTAGAAATCTCACCCCCGGATGAGCATGGCTACTGCAGCTTCGGCGCCTCGGTATGGGACAAGCCTACAGCGGTCCGCACGGCCAAACTGGTCCTGGCGGAAGTCAACCCGAGCATGATACGCACCTTCGGCGAGAACTTCGTTCACGTTACGGAGATTGATTACTTCGTGCACAATCAAGCCTCCACCGGTTGGACCATTTCGCGCACGCCTAAGCATGAGATCCCGGCGCTTGCCAAGCGCTTTGCCGAACTGGCCAGCGGCCTGGTTCGCAGCGGCGACACGATTCAGATGGGCCTGGGGACCATCACCGAATGGCTGCCGCGTGCCGGGGCCTTTGACAACCTGACCGATCTGGGACTATTCACGGAGATTACGCCTCGCGGCACGACTGCGCTCGTGAAAGATGGCGTCATCACCAACAAGTACAAGACCATCCACACCGGCAAGTGCATCGCCGCGGCGGCGGGCGGTGGGCGCAATGACGTGGCGTTCATCAACGGCAACCCGAAGTTTGAGCTGTACACCGTGGACTACGTAGTAAACCCGGTAACGGCGGCCCAGCATGAGAACTTTGTTGCGATGAACCAAGGCCTGGCGGTTGACTTGGCAGGGCAGGCGACTGCCGAAAGCCTCGGCTCGATGCAATATTCCGGTGCGGGAGGCCAGCCTGCCATGGCCTTGGGCGCGCTGATGAGTAAGGGCGGACGCTCCATCCTCTTTCTGCCGAGCACCTCCAACGATGGTAAGAAATCGCGCGTCTTGCCTGAACTGCCGCAAGGCACGGCTGTGACGGTCCCTCGGTACATGACCGACATCGTCGTAACCGAATATGGCGTGGCCCATATGCGCTGGAAGACACTCCAAGAGCGGGCGAATGCCCTCATCGCCATCGCGCACCCCGACTTTCGCAAGGAGCTTGGAGACTACTTGAAACGACGGTTCATTTCCTTGTGA
- a CDS encoding MaoC family dehydratase yields MTTDLNIDSKITKEALERARARIGEKTALIGGFNTEVQLDMVRHWAEGIGDDNPLWLDSAYAAKTRHGTILVPPSYLQSVRTGPMWHGRSTGGFRGFPGVHRFWASDKWEWFVPMKHGDVGYP; encoded by the coding sequence ATGACGACTGATCTCAACATAGACAGCAAGATCACAAAAGAGGCCCTGGAACGCGCCCGGGCCCGTATTGGCGAGAAGACTGCCCTCATAGGCGGGTTCAACACGGAAGTCCAGCTCGATATGGTCCGCCACTGGGCGGAAGGCATCGGCGACGATAATCCTCTCTGGCTCGATTCCGCCTACGCGGCAAAGACCCGCCATGGAACCATCCTCGTGCCGCCCTCCTATCTCCAGTCTGTCCGCACGGGCCCCATGTGGCATGGCCGTTCGACAGGCGGTTTCAGAGGTTTCCCCGGCGTGCATCGCTTCTGGGCCTCCGACAAGTGGGAGTGGTTTGTGCCGATGAAGCACGGAGACGTGGGATACCCGTAG
- a CDS encoding thiolase family protein, whose protein sequence is MAIRNPIRDQSCIVGVGHSGCFRDAGVPGGTLVARACMQAISDAGLKPTDIDGVITSPMPGIAGYDIINCNYLVEMLGLPSVRWWIDHHVGGVPGLGSACMAALAVSSGMCDVALACRLNWRPKDKGYGHVSSNRAHGVDSFINPYGYGVFPQKFSSWYMRYVHEFGVKREQLGEYVVQSRKNALLNDKPIVAPRQAITMDDYLNARMISDPMNLLDCDFPCDGAAAVIITTPERAKTMKQKPVYISAVATGQGPHPDFVFWPDYTVMAAHWAAKDIWEKAGIARKDINFQQIYDGFAPFIFYWMEALGFAKRGEAHEFVGSGALRPTGVLPTNLNGGQLNEGRLHALGHTVEATLQLQGRAGARQLKKADAAVVSGGGLTVAAIMVLHR, encoded by the coding sequence ATGGCTATTCGCAACCCTATCCGCGATCAATCATGCATCGTCGGCGTCGGTCATAGCGGCTGTTTCCGGGATGCTGGAGTTCCCGGAGGAACGCTGGTGGCCCGCGCCTGCATGCAAGCCATCTCGGATGCGGGCCTCAAGCCCACCGATATTGACGGGGTCATCACCTCGCCCATGCCTGGTATCGCGGGGTATGACATCATCAACTGCAACTACTTGGTTGAGATGTTGGGGCTTCCCAGTGTCCGCTGGTGGATAGACCATCACGTCGGCGGCGTGCCCGGCCTCGGCTCCGCTTGCATGGCGGCGTTGGCCGTCTCCAGCGGCATGTGCGATGTAGCTCTGGCCTGCCGTCTCAATTGGCGCCCTAAGGACAAAGGCTACGGCCACGTCAGCAGCAACCGGGCTCATGGGGTGGATTCCTTCATCAATCCCTATGGATACGGCGTCTTCCCCCAGAAGTTCTCCTCGTGGTATATGCGCTATGTCCATGAGTTTGGGGTCAAGCGCGAGCAACTTGGTGAATACGTGGTGCAATCGCGCAAGAACGCGCTGCTAAATGATAAGCCCATCGTCGCCCCCCGCCAGGCCATCACGATGGACGACTATCTGAACGCTCGCATGATCTCCGACCCGATGAACCTCCTGGATTGCGACTTTCCATGCGATGGCGCTGCAGCCGTTATTATCACTACTCCTGAGCGCGCCAAGACGATGAAGCAGAAGCCGGTCTATATCAGCGCCGTCGCCACGGGCCAGGGCCCGCACCCTGACTTTGTCTTTTGGCCGGACTACACGGTCATGGCGGCGCACTGGGCAGCCAAGGACATCTGGGAGAAGGCCGGCATCGCCCGGAAGGACATCAACTTCCAGCAGATCTACGATGGCTTTGCCCCCTTCATCTTTTACTGGATGGAGGCTTTGGGCTTTGCCAAGCGCGGCGAAGCCCATGAGTTCGTCGGAAGCGGCGCGCTAAGGCCCACTGGTGTTCTCCCCACCAACCTCAACGGAGGCCAGCTCAACGAAGGGCGCCTGCATGCCCTGGGCCACACCGTCGAGGCGACCCTCCAGCTGCAGGGGCGCGCCGGGGCCCGACAGTTGAAAAAGGCGGATGCCGCTGTGGTCAGCGGCGGCGGCCTTACGGTCGCCGCCATTATGGTTCTCCACCGCTAG
- a CDS encoding VOC family protein: protein MAVVFNHLHFKSPDPVKTARWYVDHVGAKIVSESVREGGAFIQLDLQGMPAYVTGIFQGQDKGRQRFGLEHIALSTDTYDAEYAKLKGDGSRLLDERAEVIGRRTSWWQGPDGMQLELVEKV, encoded by the coding sequence ATGGCCGTCGTCTTCAACCACCTGCACTTCAAGAGCCCCGATCCGGTGAAGACTGCCCGATGGTACGTTGACCACGTCGGGGCCAAGATCGTCTCTGAATCCGTCCGCGAAGGCGGAGCCTTCATCCAGCTTGACCTCCAGGGCATGCCGGCCTATGTGACCGGTATCTTTCAAGGCCAGGATAAAGGGAGACAGCGCTTCGGCTTGGAGCACATCGCCCTGAGCACAGATACCTACGATGCCGAGTATGCGAAGCTGAAAGGGGATGGCTCAAGGCTCCTCGATGAGCGCGCGGAAGTTATTGGCCGCCGCACCTCCTGGTGGCAGGGGCCTGACGGCATGCAGCTGGAATTGGTGGAGAAGGTCTGA
- a CDS encoding MFS transporter, with protein MPNNESAVDSTQASPGKIKPWESLKHRDFRLLWMGFPFSGVGLWMRNTTNAWQVYHLTDSETLLGLTFLFQGIPTVIVGLFGGTLADFLPKNLVIRTTMSFEMCLAILLAILTLNGHIEVWHIYAITFTSSALAACEHPARAALLPKLVPRHLLLNATTLTAFGFNTASLVGPVLAGGLIDTAGPGWSYVVNAFLVLPAIIALSLMRLTDEGQRAKLRLNVATIFEGLIFAIRTRTLIIMILLDVVTMIFGYYPALMAVFAKDVLYVGGTGLGALLAAAPLGAMAGLLLLLAIGNVERKGRMLIIVTIIHGIGLIAFAASPWFGLSIILIALLGLVDSISVSVRQTSFQLVAKDENRGRVVSLVGLVAQSSNSLGGAYLGLAAALMGPQLSLAIGGAIGAGFALIMAVAYPKLREFRP; from the coding sequence ATGCCCAACAATGAGAGCGCCGTAGATAGCACACAGGCATCACCCGGCAAGATCAAGCCCTGGGAGTCGTTGAAACACCGCGATTTCAGACTGCTCTGGATGGGCTTCCCATTCAGCGGCGTGGGCCTCTGGATGCGGAATACAACCAACGCCTGGCAGGTCTATCATCTGACTGATTCGGAAACGCTCCTCGGCTTGACGTTCCTTTTCCAAGGCATACCCACTGTCATCGTCGGACTCTTCGGCGGCACGCTGGCAGACTTCCTACCGAAGAACCTTGTGATCCGAACGACGATGAGCTTCGAGATGTGCCTGGCAATCTTGCTGGCCATCCTTACACTGAACGGCCACATCGAGGTTTGGCATATCTACGCGATCACATTTACGTCTTCGGCGCTGGCGGCCTGCGAGCACCCCGCGCGAGCGGCGCTCCTGCCGAAGCTGGTGCCGCGCCACCTGCTGCTGAATGCAACAACGCTCACCGCCTTCGGGTTCAACACCGCATCGCTTGTAGGGCCTGTTCTCGCCGGAGGGCTTATTGACACCGCCGGTCCCGGCTGGTCGTACGTGGTTAACGCCTTCTTGGTCCTCCCGGCGATCATTGCCCTTTCGCTGATGCGGCTAACGGATGAGGGGCAACGAGCCAAACTACGACTGAACGTTGCGACGATCTTTGAGGGGCTCATCTTCGCGATCAGGACGCGCACCCTCATCATCATGATCCTGCTTGATGTGGTAACGATGATCTTTGGGTATTACCCGGCGCTCATGGCCGTCTTCGCAAAGGATGTCCTATACGTGGGCGGAACGGGTCTCGGTGCGCTGTTAGCGGCGGCGCCCCTAGGAGCGATGGCCGGCCTGCTCTTGCTGTTGGCTATAGGCAACGTGGAGCGCAAGGGGCGAATGCTCATCATTGTGACGATCATCCACGGCATAGGGCTGATCGCGTTTGCGGCCTCTCCATGGTTCGGCCTTTCGATCATCCTCATCGCCCTGCTTGGGCTTGTGGACTCCATCAGCGTCTCTGTGCGGCAAACGAGCTTCCAGTTGGTGGCAAAGGATGAGAACCGGGGGCGCGTTGTGAGCCTCGTGGGCCTTGTAGCGCAAAGCTCCAACTCACTGGGGGGCGCGTACCTGGGCCTAGCCGCGGCGCTGATGGGCCCACAGCTTTCCCTGGCCATCGGTGGGGCCATCGGAGCGGGATTCGCCCTTATCATGGCTGTAGCGTACCCAAAACTGCGAGAGTTTCGTCCCTAG
- a CDS encoding Zn-dependent alcohol dehydrogenase, which yields MKAAVLHQPKTPLRIEEVELGEPGAGEVLVKLMASGVCHSDWHVVKGDWSMMPLPGILGHEGAGIVEATGPNVTGVNKGDHVILSWKTSCGLCEMCQKGWPQVCERSPAPKSKPTVKGTATRLYPMAGLGTFGEYAIVPAVAAIPIEKDIPFAQAALVGCGVTTGVGAAINTANVQPGSTCAVFGAGGVGLNVIQGCRIAGATQIIAVDVLDNKLAMAKEFGATDAVNAAKDDPVAKVRELTGGAGVHYAFEAIGTVEKPFVQSILCTRKRGVTVWVGHAPVNTPVTLDARILFLEKSVIGSMYGSSRPHVDFPRLLRLYKAGKLRIDELITKRMRLGDVNTAFDLLAQGKVARSVLTFD from the coding sequence ATGAAGGCAGCCGTGCTTCACCAGCCAAAGACGCCGCTGCGAATCGAAGAGGTTGAGCTAGGGGAGCCGGGCGCGGGTGAAGTGCTAGTGAAGCTGATGGCAAGCGGCGTCTGCCATTCCGATTGGCACGTGGTGAAGGGTGATTGGTCCATGATGCCGCTGCCCGGGATATTGGGCCACGAAGGAGCGGGCATCGTGGAGGCGACGGGGCCGAACGTCACCGGCGTGAACAAGGGCGATCACGTCATCCTTTCATGGAAGACGAGTTGCGGTCTGTGCGAGATGTGCCAGAAGGGGTGGCCGCAGGTTTGCGAACGCTCGCCGGCACCCAAGTCCAAGCCTACGGTAAAAGGGACGGCGACCAGGCTCTACCCCATGGCGGGCCTGGGGACCTTCGGCGAATATGCCATCGTGCCGGCAGTGGCGGCGATACCCATCGAGAAGGACATCCCCTTCGCCCAGGCGGCGCTGGTAGGCTGCGGCGTGACGACGGGCGTGGGCGCGGCGATCAATACGGCCAATGTGCAGCCGGGGAGCACCTGCGCGGTCTTTGGCGCGGGAGGCGTAGGACTGAACGTCATCCAGGGCTGCCGCATCGCCGGGGCGACGCAGATCATCGCCGTGGACGTGCTGGACAATAAGCTGGCGATGGCGAAGGAGTTCGGCGCAACGGACGCGGTGAATGCCGCCAAGGACGACCCGGTGGCGAAGGTCAGGGAACTGACCGGGGGAGCGGGCGTTCACTACGCCTTCGAGGCGATAGGAACGGTGGAAAAGCCCTTTGTGCAGAGCATCCTCTGCACGCGGAAGCGCGGGGTGACAGTGTGGGTAGGCCATGCGCCGGTGAACACGCCGGTGACGCTGGATGCGCGCATCCTGTTCCTGGAAAAATCGGTCATCGGCTCCATGTACGGGTCATCGCGGCCGCACGTGGACTTCCCGCGGCTCCTGAGGCTGTACAAGGCGGGGAAGCTGCGGATAGATGAGCTCATTACCAAGCGGATGCGCTTAGGCGATGTGAATACGGCCTTTGATCTGCTGGCACAGGGCAAGGTGGCGCGCAGCGTTTTGACGTTCGACTAG
- a CDS encoding enoyl-CoA hydratase, with amino-acid sequence MERKVLSRVIYEKDPPIARIIMNYPERANVQDSAMVWDIDNCLKEAEKDWDVKLVILKGNGNGFCAGHALRGPAEGVSPYPEIKGETEHIFKAQGDLHLWPMLYFWEFPKPVISQVHGYCIGGGTYLAYLSDITIASEDAYFQMPLVPGLGIPGGQTMVEPWAFMNWKRTAEYLYTARTLTAQEAMDMGLVNRVVPREKLEETTEMMARHIAQAPGSALMMTKTLIKRAWELMGLRMHLQMSNDVRFLTTRFSDSAAHVKERMQQPRPYARDFAAKKEKEATPKNGKKK; translated from the coding sequence ATGGAGCGCAAGGTCCTCTCCCGCGTCATCTATGAGAAGGATCCGCCTATCGCGCGGATCATCATGAACTACCCCGAGCGCGCGAACGTCCAGGATTCGGCGATGGTGTGGGACATAGACAATTGCCTGAAGGAGGCGGAGAAGGACTGGGACGTCAAGCTCGTTATCCTGAAGGGTAACGGCAACGGCTTTTGCGCAGGCCACGCCCTTCGCGGCCCTGCCGAGGGCGTCTCGCCCTATCCCGAGATCAAGGGCGAGACGGAGCATATCTTTAAGGCTCAAGGCGATCTTCACCTCTGGCCCATGCTCTACTTCTGGGAGTTTCCCAAGCCGGTTATCTCCCAGGTCCACGGCTACTGCATCGGCGGCGGCACCTACCTGGCCTACCTAAGCGATATCACCATCGCCTCGGAAGACGCCTATTTCCAGATGCCCCTTGTGCCGGGGTTAGGCATCCCCGGCGGCCAGACGATGGTTGAGCCCTGGGCCTTCATGAACTGGAAGCGCACGGCGGAGTATCTCTACACCGCCCGCACGCTGACGGCGCAAGAGGCCATGGACATGGGGCTGGTCAATCGTGTCGTCCCACGCGAGAAGCTGGAAGAGACGACGGAGATGATGGCGCGGCACATCGCTCAAGCGCCCGGCAGCGCACTCATGATGACCAAGACGCTCATCAAGCGGGCCTGGGAGCTGATGGGCCTCCGCATGCACCTGCAGATGAGCAACGATGTGCGCTTCCTCACCACGCGCTTCAGCGACTCCGCCGCCCATGTCAAGGAGCGCATGCAGCAGCCGCGCCCTTACGCCCGCGACTTCGCCGCGAAGAAGGAGAAGGAAGCCACGCCGAAGAACGGGAAGAAGAAATAA
- a CDS encoding CoA transferase yields MPSTKQHLQKSASQRPLLQGVTVVEWGDNISAPLCGKLLAELGAEVIKIEPPKTGEFARRIPPFFHDRPGTNSSLFFEYFNAGKQGVTLNVDSENGRRLFLQFLKTVDILVENVPVKRKQALRLDYKEIARASPRIVMVSLSPFGQTGPYRNLVADDLVVSAMSGATYSNPRVMDKPGRPPLVYPGNVPSFLAGHQGATAAVMGLIRRQDQGLGAHLEVAENEIQASLLHASLSRFEHEGIWERAGGIVGTSSPYDCLPCKDGYVGIFCPQEDHWHRLLKVIGMPEVSEIELFNDGARRRQHWPDIWEMISPWFMSHGKEEIYRLCQENDIPSGAVYAIDETLKDKQFLFRNAFPEATHPSFGSVPYLRPPYDLAGESWQRPLFAPRLGQHTNTVLGKRLGIPKAHLNTFRRKGVL; encoded by the coding sequence ATGCCGTCTACCAAGCAACACCTCCAGAAGAGCGCCTCTCAACGCCCCCTGCTCCAGGGGGTCACCGTTGTTGAATGGGGCGATAACATCTCCGCTCCTCTCTGTGGCAAGCTTCTTGCTGAGCTTGGCGCTGAAGTCATTAAGATTGAACCTCCCAAAACAGGCGAATTTGCTCGCCGCATCCCTCCCTTCTTTCACGATAGGCCGGGGACGAACAGCAGCCTCTTCTTCGAGTACTTTAATGCAGGCAAGCAGGGCGTCACGCTCAATGTGGATAGTGAAAATGGGCGTCGCCTCTTCCTTCAATTCCTCAAGACCGTAGATATCCTTGTAGAAAATGTCCCGGTCAAGCGTAAGCAGGCCCTCCGACTCGATTACAAAGAGATTGCGAGGGCAAGCCCGCGCATCGTCATGGTCTCCCTCTCTCCCTTCGGCCAGACCGGACCCTATCGCAACCTAGTAGCCGATGACCTCGTCGTCTCCGCGATGAGCGGCGCTACCTACTCCAACCCCCGGGTTATGGACAAGCCTGGGCGTCCGCCCCTCGTCTACCCAGGCAATGTCCCCTCTTTCCTGGCGGGCCACCAGGGGGCGACGGCTGCTGTGATGGGCCTCATACGCCGCCAGGATCAGGGTCTTGGCGCGCATTTGGAGGTCGCGGAGAATGAGATCCAAGCCTCGTTGCTCCATGCCTCGCTGAGCCGGTTTGAGCACGAAGGCATCTGGGAGCGGGCAGGAGGCATCGTCGGCACTAGTTCTCCCTATGACTGCCTGCCCTGCAAGGACGGCTATGTCGGCATCTTTTGTCCGCAGGAAGACCATTGGCACCGTCTGCTCAAGGTCATCGGCATGCCGGAGGTAAGCGAGATCGAGTTGTTCAACGATGGTGCGCGCCGCCGCCAGCACTGGCCTGACATCTGGGAGATGATCAGCCCCTGGTTCATGTCCCACGGCAAGGAAGAAATCTACCGCCTCTGCCAGGAAAACGATATCCCGTCTGGCGCCGTCTATGCCATTGATGAGACCCTTAAGGACAAGCAGTTCCTCTTCCGTAACGCCTTCCCAGAGGCTACGCATCCTTCCTTCGGCTCGGTCCCATACCTCCGCCCCCCGTACGACCTCGCTGGCGAATCCTGGCAGCGTCCTCTCTTCGCCCCCAGGCTCGGCCAGCACACAAATACAGTCCTGGGGAAGCGCCTTGGCATCCCCAAAGCTCATCTGAATACCTTTCGCCGGAAAGGGGTTCTGTGA
- a CDS encoding class I SAM-dependent methyltransferase → MPSKSRLFAAVYDRVTASAERSVFPAWRAYVAGEAKGRVLEIGAGTGANLPYYPKGVRLTVIEPNPHMMKRLKAKSTRLGLQVTYVTEAVAERLPFLNASFDTVVSTLVLCSVDDPIHSLREVRRVLAARGELRFMEHVRDSGRWRHFQDISTPLWRRVGAVCHPNRDTVAAIRAAGLEVAEVRAIRFGPYPVRPHVVGMARKAV, encoded by the coding sequence ATGCCGTCCAAAAGCCGCCTCTTCGCCGCTGTGTACGACCGGGTGACGGCAAGCGCCGAGCGGAGTGTCTTCCCCGCGTGGCGGGCATACGTGGCGGGGGAGGCGAAAGGCCGTGTGCTGGAGATCGGCGCTGGCACGGGCGCGAACCTCCCGTATTATCCGAAGGGGGTACGCCTTACGGTTATCGAGCCAAACCCGCACATGATGAAGCGCTTAAAGGCAAAGTCAACGAGGCTCGGCCTGCAGGTCACCTACGTGACAGAAGCTGTCGCAGAGAGGCTGCCGTTCCTTAATGCATCGTTCGACACCGTTGTGTCCACACTCGTCTTGTGCAGTGTGGATGACCCAATCCACAGCCTTAGGGAAGTGAGGCGTGTGCTGGCAGCTAGGGGAGAGCTTCGTTTCATGGAGCATGTGCGCGACAGTGGCAGGTGGCGACACTTCCAGGATATCTCGACGCCGCTATGGAGGAGGGTGGGTGCAGTATGCCACCCGAATCGCGATACGGTGGCGGCTATCAGGGCGGCAGGGCTTGAGGTGGCGGAGGTGCGCGCCATTCGATTCGGGCCATACCCGGTACGCCCACACGTGGTAGGTATGGCGAGGAAGGCCGTCTAG
- a CDS encoding CoA transferase — protein MPPPPVRPRWRILAASSLRPQARPAHKYSPGEAPWHPQSSSEYLSPERGSVKTHPLLPLKNVRVIELGAAIASPYQTSMYADMGAEVIKMETEKRPDNIRYTNPWVGEKRDLDASYYFNKLNRNKLGLLLDLRKEEAKGIFKQIVSVTDIVVENFAAGTMDSLGLGYNELRKYRPDLIMISLSGFGATGPDRSFVAYGPVLEGVGGIMNLNGWKDGPPEICPFSYTDYVSALYASQLVMSALYRRRITGQGLHADISEAQVATNAIPATFYDGAVNGRMWSRNGSRTLHHAIHEFFPCKGNDDWIAISIRDEAEWQAFCKATGDAEWTRRPEFATEASRLQRQDELERLVGQWTATITRDEAFALLQRHGVSAGPMYSIKEVTEGKHTIARKTYLPDPHPITKDRRIAASTIRLAGAPREIFRPAPLWGQHNPYVSLELLGFAPAEAERLKASGVFS, from the coding sequence ATACCTCCGCCCCCCGTACGACCTCGCTGGCGAATCCTGGCAGCGTCCTCTCTTCGCCCCCAGGCTCGGCCAGCACACAAATACAGTCCTGGGGAAGCGCCTTGGCATCCCCAAAGCTCATCTGAATACCTTTCGCCGGAAAGGGGTTCTGTGAAGACGCACCCCCTTTTGCCGCTCAAGAACGTCCGCGTCATTGAGCTTGGCGCGGCCATCGCCTCCCCCTATCAGACCAGCATGTACGCCGATATGGGCGCCGAAGTGATCAAGATGGAGACGGAGAAGCGCCCGGACAACATCCGCTACACCAATCCCTGGGTTGGGGAAAAGCGCGATCTGGATGCGAGTTACTACTTCAACAAGCTGAACCGGAACAAGCTCGGCCTCCTTCTTGATCTCCGCAAAGAGGAAGCCAAGGGCATCTTCAAGCAGATCGTCTCCGTCACCGATATCGTTGTCGAAAACTTCGCCGCAGGCACTATGGATAGCCTGGGCCTGGGCTATAACGAGCTTCGCAAGTACCGCCCCGATCTCATTATGATCTCCCTCTCCGGCTTTGGCGCCACCGGCCCGGACAGGAGCTTCGTCGCCTACGGCCCCGTGTTGGAGGGCGTCGGCGGCATCATGAACCTCAACGGCTGGAAGGACGGCCCTCCCGAGATTTGCCCCTTCTCCTACACGGACTACGTCTCGGCCCTGTATGCCTCCCAATTGGTCATGTCCGCCCTCTATCGGAGGCGCATCACAGGCCAGGGCCTTCACGCCGATATCTCGGAAGCCCAGGTTGCCACGAACGCCATCCCTGCCACCTTTTATGATGGCGCCGTCAACGGCCGGATGTGGTCTCGCAATGGCAGCCGGACCCTGCACCATGCCATCCATGAGTTCTTCCCCTGCAAGGGGAACGATGATTGGATCGCCATCAGTATCCGTGATGAAGCCGAATGGCAGGCCTTCTGCAAGGCGACGGGTGATGCGGAGTGGACCCGAAGGCCCGAGTTCGCGACTGAGGCAAGCCGACTCCAGCGTCAAGATGAGCTTGAGCGCCTTGTAGGGCAGTGGACCGCCACCATCACCCGCGATGAGGCCTTTGCCCTCCTTCAGCGTCACGGAGTCTCTGCTGGCCCGATGTACTCCATCAAGGAAGTAACTGAGGGCAAACACACTATCGCTCGCAAGACCTACCTTCCCGATCCTCATCCCATCACCAAGGACCGTCGCATCGCCGCCTCCACGATCCGCCTTGCTGGCGCACCCCGCGAGATCTTTCGCCCTGCCCCGCTCTGGGGCCAGCATAACCCCTATGTCTCTTTGGAACTTCTGGGGTTTGCCCCGGCTGAAGCCGAGCGTCTCAAGGCCAGCGGCGTCTTCTCTTAG